The genomic stretch AGGTTCATTCACGGTTTTGGAACTTACTCAAGCCGAGgaattattagaaaaaattgcAATGAATGGTTCTACTTGGTACTCCGATAGATCTTCACAAAGGTTGGGAGGAGGTATTCATGAAGTGGAGCAAATACCCGCTTTATCGGCTAAAGTGGATAATGTTGCAACAATGGTGCAAAAGCTAGCTCAAATCactcttcaaaatcaaaatgtgAGCTATGTTTCTAGTCCTTCTACTCCCACAAGACAAGTGTTGATTTGTGATCTTTGCGGTGGAGGGCACAATTTGGGTGAATGCTTTAATGATGACACGAGCTCTCAATCTTCCATGGAGCATGTTGATTTGGTAGGGTATGGTAGGCAACAACAATCATTTCAACCGCAAGGGGCCTACAATCCTAATGCATCAAGAAACCATCCCGGTTTCTCATGGAGTAACCCAAATTGGGCGGCaaacccccaaaattttggcaATAGAGGATCTCCACCTCCGGGATCCAAGGTCAACAAAATTTTAGAGGGAGTCCTACACAACAATTTAGGCCAACTCAAGGATTTCAACCCCAAGCTCCGACTATTCAACCAAGGCCACCACTACCTACTTTGGAAGCTCCACCTCCACCAAATTGGGAAGCTATGATGGAAATGATGGTGAAATCTCAATTGCAAAGTGATGAAAGATTTAGATAAGTGACGGAGAGGTTGGACCAATTGAGTGCTCATAACAAAATGCTAGAGAACCAAATAGCAAATCAAGCCTCAACTTCTAGCACCAAAGTAACGGGGAAGTTGCCCGCTTGTCCTGAGAATCCAAGAGAGCATGTCAATGCCATTGTAACAAGAAGTGGCAAGAAACTTGAAGAACCACCTCTTCCGGTTGACAGACCAAGGCCGAGTAAAATCATTGATATTGAGATTGAAGAGAGACTTGAGGAAGAAGAGGCTAACCATCCCGTTTGAATGCGAGCCCTCAAAGtcatgaaaaagatgaaaaagagAAACCCGAGAGAAAGTATGTGCCACCACTTCCATTCCCTCAAAAATTCCAAAGGCAAACCAAAGATAGTAGATGGACAAAATTCTTGGATATTGTGGAAAATTTGAAAGTCTCTATCCCGTTGCTCGATTTGCTCACCCAAACACCTTCTTATGGGAAGTTTTTAAGAGAGATTCTATCCAAAAAGAGAAAGTTTGGTGATCAAGAAATGATTGCGATGACACAAGAGTACCGAGCCTTAGCACGTGAAGAAGGAAAGTTTCCTACCAAGCATAGAGACCCGGGAAGATTCACAATTCCATGTGTTGTTGGTGGCTCCACAATCAATAGATCACTTTGTGATTTAGGAGCAAGTGTTAATATAATGCCTTTATCTCTTTGCAAGAAGCTCAATTTGGGAGAGCCACAACCGGTCCAATTCACACTCCAATTTGCCGACCGGTCAACCAAAAGTCCTATTGGAATTCTTGAGGATGTTCCCATTCGTGTTGACAAGTATTTTGTGCCTTGTGACTTCGTGGTAATGGATATTCGAGAAGACCCATACACTCCAATCATTTCTAGGAGACCTTTCTTGGCCACAACGGGAGCAATAATTGATGCATGGAAAGGATCAATGATCTTTGATTTTGGAGAAGAGAAAGTGGCATTCAATGTTCTTGAAGATCCTAATTCTCGTGTTATTGAAAGGTGTTATAAGGCCGATGTGATGGGTAGCAAGACTCGTGATGGAGATGCTAATTTTGCACATATGGAGAAAGTCGAAAAAGGATGTCTTTTGGGACACAAAGCTTGTGTTGGAACTTCAATGAGGCTAGTTATGGCGGTAGCCTAAAGGATCAACCCGGATGAATTATGAACAAGGGGTCGAGCTCATGACCTTAAAcgagcgcttcttgggaggcaacccaagccttttaatttcttgcattttaatttttgttagattATTTTGCATAATAGAAATTGAATATGAATTAGGGCGTTACTtgctttaatttgaaattacatgatgctaaacaaattttttttgaaaatttttgagcCTAAGTTATTGTGCTAACATGATTTTGGAGTGGAATTTTTGCTTATTGAGTGTTGTTTTCGTATTGGGAGTTAGTTTCATGTTTTACAGTTAAAAACATTGTGAAAAATGCATTCTGATTtgtttcgacgcgtcgagagttaGCCTCGATGCGTCGAATGTTTGCCGtaacatttctaaaaaattctgatgttctcgacgcgtcgagaaccaTTCTCGACACGTCGAGATGTTGCCGTATGATTTTTACGAAAATATGAGAGGGCTCGACGCCTTTCTCAACGCGTTGAGACCCCGTGGTCAACTGTTGACCGagtttttaaatcaaattttccccaaaatttttcattttgtcTTCTTCGAACAACAGCTCCTTCTCGCTATTCCTCTCGTTTTCTTCATCTTTTACCTTCAAATCACACTTATATTCACTCCAAACTCATTCTAAGGCATCAAGGTAACATCCTTATCCATTTTCTCCATcaatttcctttatttttgttcttaatttCATAGTTTTTGGGCATGAAACCTAACCCACGAAGTTTCGcctaattttcaaattttgtggATTACAATGCTTTGGGTTagtgtttctttgtttaattttgcTATAAGTGTTGTGTTTACATGTTAATATTACTTTACACTTGAATTTTGAATGATGAACATTGattattctctttatttgtTCATGAACTTCCATGCTAAATGCCCAtagttttctttcattattagTGTTGATTTAAAttgcatttgcttttggtgtaTTGTCTTGTTGGTGGTATCACTTGTTAAACAAAAATGGGATGGATTGTCATGCTAATTGATTCAAATTCTCATGCTTTAAATTGTGCAtataaggtgtttgataaaatgcttAAGTGAGAATCTTTGAAGCTTTTGAGTTATTTACTTGCAATTTGCTTTTCAATCcataattctttgaatttttgCAAGTAATGTGTTTTGGTTTTGGTGTGTAGTTGCTAAAAATGGCCCCAAAAACTAGAAATCTCAAGAGGAATAGGGGTGAATCATCCCGACAACCTCAAGAACAACCTCGTGCCGCACAGTATGAAACTTTCAACACCCGTGGGGCTCGAGACAGATACGAAACATGTATTTCTAAGCGGCCAATCAAACCGGAAAGGGGAATAGAAATTGTGGCACCCGACGCTTGGAATTGGGGGACTAGCTTTTTGGCTCAACCGGGCGATGCTTTTTGACTCCATAGTTCGTGAATTCTACGCAAATGCCAAAGATGGAGTGGAGACACATCAATGCATTGTTAGGGGTGTAGTAGTAGATTTTTCTCCTACGGCTATCAACGCTTACTATGGTACAACCAACCACGGAGGATATGATTACTACCATAGGGACTTGAGGCCGGGAAGAATAACACAAGCAGATTTGGATAACATTGCACACTCCTTTCATCAAGACGCTAGGTGGAATATAAGGAATGGAGTTACGGCCCACATGGATTATAGATTCTTTTTCCCACTGGATAGGGCCATCATTGACTTCATTCGGGCAAAGCTCATCCCCAATTCACATAGGGGAAATGTGAAAAGAGATTTGGTTTTCTTAACCTACTGTATTAAAGAGCAAAGAACCATTGATATAGGGAGGCTTATTTCTCAAAGTATTTGTGAAATTGCTCAAACCGAGGCAAAGTCACGTTGCTTTCTTGGACACCCCTCCCTCATCACAGAGCTTTGCAGACTCGCCGGAGTACCAATAATGGAAAATCAAGAAGTCCGGCTACCACCACAACTATATCTCTCCCAGCACCACATTCAGACCAGGTATGGCCAAGTTCCAGTTCCTGACCCAGAAGATGCAGAAAATGAGGACCAAGCTCATGATGAAGCAATGGAGGATCCTGCACCTGCCGCACACGCACCGGATCAGTTCCCTCCTCCGTACAACATGGAGCAATTCTTTGCCAGACAGAAGGAGTTTATGAGGCGGCAGGAGGACTTTATGACGAGACACGAGGGTTATATGAGGAGGAGCGATGACATCAATTGGTTTGTTGGTACGTCTGCGCATCAACATAATCTAGCAGCTCAAGGCTTTACCCCTCAGTTCCCACCACCACCTCCATGGCTTCAGGATCCCCAGTTCATCCTTGCGTATTACACTTCTCAGTTcccaccgccaccaccacctgAAGGCGATCATCAATAGAAGGTCAAGGGATGCCCTTCAATCCCTTTCCCTCGATATATTTTGTTACATTGGGA from Ipomoea triloba cultivar NCNSP0323 chromosome 12, ASM357664v1 encodes the following:
- the LOC115999457 gene encoding uncharacterized protein LOC115999457, with the translated sequence MTQEYRALAREEGKFPTKHRDPGRFTIPCVVGGSTINRSLCDLGASVNIMPLSLCKKLNLGEPQPVQFTLQFADRSTKSPIGILEDVPIRVDKYFVPCDFVVMDIREDPYTPIISRRPFLATTGAIIDAWKGSMIFDFGEEKVAFNVLEDPNSRVIERCYKADVMGSKTRDGDANFAHMEKVEKGCLLGHKACVGTSMRLVMAVA